One Massilia sp. 9096 genomic window carries:
- a CDS encoding LysR family transcriptional regulator: MDTTNPNWFLKARLKTRQLLLLIALDDFRNIHRAAEELHMTQPAASKQVKDLEEMLGVKLFERLPRGMEPTLYGETMIRHARMALTSLALAHDDIATLKAGLSGQVEVGVIMTPAMSLLPRAIARVKQEAPLLRIGVQLETSNVLLDKLQRGTLDFMIGRIVDGGSAAAGLIYEELTEEPACAVVRPGHPLLDHPAPTLADIAGRPWILPPHGSILRYRFDMMFRRAGLAPPANVVDTTAMLVITALLQQTDSLHVMPRQVAQYYESLNVMRILPIDLPCTMDAFGIVRQQDHLLSPGAELLLHAVRASAQEIY, translated from the coding sequence ATGGACACGACCAACCCGAACTGGTTTCTCAAGGCGCGCCTCAAGACGCGCCAGCTGCTGCTGCTGATCGCGCTCGACGACTTCCGCAACATCCATCGTGCGGCCGAGGAGCTGCACATGACCCAGCCGGCCGCCTCCAAGCAGGTCAAGGACCTCGAGGAGATGCTCGGCGTGAAGCTGTTCGAGCGCCTGCCGCGCGGAATGGAGCCGACGCTGTACGGCGAGACCATGATCCGCCACGCGCGCATGGCGCTCACCAGCCTGGCGCTGGCGCACGACGACATCGCCACGCTCAAGGCCGGCCTGTCGGGCCAGGTCGAGGTCGGGGTCATCATGACGCCGGCCATGTCGCTGCTGCCGCGCGCGATCGCACGGGTGAAGCAGGAGGCGCCGCTGCTGCGCATCGGCGTGCAGCTCGAGACCAGCAACGTCCTGCTCGACAAGCTCCAGCGCGGCACGCTCGATTTCATGATCGGCCGCATCGTCGATGGCGGCAGCGCCGCGGCGGGCCTGATCTACGAGGAGCTGACCGAGGAGCCGGCCTGCGCGGTGGTACGCCCCGGCCATCCATTGCTGGACCATCCGGCACCGACCCTGGCCGACATCGCCGGGCGTCCGTGGATCCTGCCGCCGCACGGCAGCATCCTGCGCTACCGCTTCGACATGATGTTCCGCCGCGCCGGCCTGGCGCCGCCGGCCAACGTGGTCGACACCACCGCCATGCTGGTCATCACCGCCTTGCTGCAGCAGACCGATTCGCTGCACGTGATGCCGCGCCAGGTCGCGCAGTATTACGAGTCCCTGAACGTGATGCGCATCCTGCCGATCGATCTGCCGTGCACGATGGACGCCTTCGGCATCGTGCGCCAGCAGGACCATCTGCTGTCGCCGGGGGCCGAGCTGCTGCTGCACGCGGTACGGGCGTCGGCGCAGGAAATCTACTGA
- a CDS encoding methyl-accepting chemotaxis protein — MNIANLKIGTRLALGFGFVCTALVFMVGQGTVMLGRVNDGTHDIVDMRIPRVEMVTRQHSLTNEIAIAVRNVMLSDDADDRAKQLEKIAASRKEIDEILKKLDATLQNEKAREVLAREHALNEKYGAKLQVLIQMFQGGDDAGARTLLRKEVRPILIEYKEAMDEQVRIQQALSTQTAADAQHTYESTRTLMIVLGAVVVAFAAALAWWITSSITRGLRSALDVANAVAAGDLTTKVEVHGNDEIGQLLAALKTMNANLAETVRTVRTGTETISVASREVAAGSQDLSSRTEQQAGSLEETASSMEELTSTVRQNADNARQANQLAATASGVAARGGEVIESVVATMGQIHAASGKITDIISVIDGIAFQTNILALNAAVEAARAGEQGRGFAVVAGEVRNLAQRAAAAAREIKGLIDDSSGRVEEGSRLVQEAGSTMSEIVESVRRVTDILDEIGTASGEQSAGIEQINEAITQMDGVTQQNAALVEEAAAAAESMQEQAGKLAEAVAVFKLDHAAPAVAAFSAGAAKPALAKAAAAKPARPLPAPRATPAPVRAPAPARAPARTPARVPAHEAAGDWEEF; from the coding sequence ATGAACATCGCAAATTTGAAAATCGGTACGCGCCTGGCGCTCGGCTTCGGCTTCGTCTGCACGGCGCTGGTCTTCATGGTCGGGCAGGGCACCGTCATGCTGGGCCGGGTCAACGACGGCACCCACGACATCGTCGACATGCGCATCCCGCGCGTCGAAATGGTCACGCGCCAGCACTCGCTGACCAACGAAATCGCCATCGCCGTACGCAACGTGATGCTGAGCGACGATGCCGACGACAGGGCGAAGCAGCTCGAGAAGATCGCGGCGTCGCGCAAGGAAATCGACGAGATCCTCAAGAAGCTCGACGCAACGCTGCAAAACGAGAAGGCGCGCGAAGTGCTGGCTCGTGAACATGCGCTCAACGAGAAGTACGGGGCCAAGCTGCAGGTCCTGATCCAGATGTTCCAGGGCGGTGACGATGCCGGCGCACGCACACTCCTGCGCAAGGAAGTGCGCCCCATCCTGATCGAGTACAAGGAGGCGATGGACGAGCAGGTCCGCATTCAGCAGGCGTTGAGCACCCAGACTGCCGCCGACGCCCAGCACACCTACGAGTCGACCCGCACGCTGATGATCGTACTCGGCGCCGTCGTCGTCGCGTTCGCCGCGGCCCTGGCCTGGTGGATCACCAGCTCGATCACGCGCGGCCTGCGCAGCGCGCTCGACGTCGCCAACGCCGTCGCCGCCGGCGACCTGACCACCAAGGTCGAGGTGCACGGCAACGACGAGATCGGCCAGCTGCTGGCGGCCCTCAAGACCATGAACGCCAACCTGGCCGAGACGGTGCGCACGGTGCGCACCGGCACCGAGACCATCTCGGTGGCCTCGCGCGAAGTCGCGGCCGGCAGCCAGGACCTGTCCAGCCGCACCGAGCAGCAAGCCGGTTCGCTGGAAGAGACCGCGTCTTCGATGGAAGAGCTGACCTCGACCGTGCGCCAGAACGCCGACAACGCGCGCCAGGCCAACCAGCTGGCCGCGACCGCGTCCGGCGTGGCTGCGCGCGGCGGCGAAGTGATCGAAAGCGTGGTCGCCACCATGGGCCAGATCCACGCGGCCTCGGGCAAGATCACCGACATCATCTCGGTCATCGACGGCATCGCCTTCCAGACCAACATCCTGGCGCTGAACGCGGCGGTGGAAGCGGCGCGCGCCGGCGAGCAGGGCCGCGGCTTTGCCGTGGTGGCGGGCGAGGTGCGCAACCTGGCCCAGCGCGCAGCCGCGGCGGCCAGGGAGATCAAGGGCCTGATCGACGATTCGAGCGGCCGGGTGGAAGAAGGCAGCCGCCTGGTGCAGGAAGCCGGCAGCACCATGAGCGAGATCGTCGAGAGCGTGCGCCGCGTCACCGACATCCTCGATGAGATCGGCACCGCCAGCGGCGAGCAGAGCGCCGGCATCGAGCAGATCAACGAAGCGATCACGCAGATGGACGGCGTGACCCAGCAGAACGCGGCGCTGGTCGAAGAAGCCGCCGCAGCGGCCGAGTCGATGCAGGAGCAGGCCGGCAAGCTGGCCGAAGCGGTGGCGGTGTTCAAGCTGGACCACGCGGCGCCGGCGGTTGCCGCCTTCTCCGCCGGCGCCGCCAAGCCGGCCTTGGCCAAGGCCGCCGCCGCCAAGCCGGCCAGGCCGTTGCCGGCCCCGCGCGCCACGCCCGCCCCGGTGCGCGCCCCTGCGCCGGCACGCGCGCCGGCACGCACACCCGCGCGCGTACCCGCGCACGAGGCCGCAGGCGACTGGGAAGAGTTCTAA
- a CDS encoding fumarylacetoacetate hydrolase family protein — protein MTGFVITPPAAPALAVAGSDQTFPLRRVFCVGRNYAAHAREMGADPDREPPFFFTKPADAVVSASGTVPYPSSTQDLHHEVELVVALKGGGANVAPEQALDLVWGYGVGVDLTRRDLQEVAKKTGRPWDMSKGFDASGPCSPLQPASATGHPQEGRVWLEVNGQLKQEGNLNEMIWPVADTIAYLSRFVTLQPGDVIFTGTPSGVGKLDPGDQVRGGVDGVTTFEFTMGQAPSGSNA, from the coding sequence ATGACTGGCTTCGTCATCACCCCGCCCGCCGCCCCGGCACTCGCCGTGGCCGGTTCCGACCAGACCTTCCCGCTGCGCCGCGTGTTCTGCGTCGGCCGCAATTACGCCGCCCACGCGCGCGAGATGGGCGCCGACCCGGACCGCGAACCGCCGTTCTTCTTCACCAAGCCGGCCGACGCCGTGGTGTCGGCCAGCGGCACCGTGCCGTACCCATCCTCGACCCAGGACCTGCACCACGAGGTCGAGCTGGTGGTGGCATTGAAAGGCGGCGGCGCCAACGTCGCGCCCGAGCAGGCGCTCGACCTGGTGTGGGGCTACGGCGTCGGCGTCGACCTGACCCGGCGCGACCTGCAGGAAGTGGCCAAGAAGACCGGCCGTCCCTGGGACATGTCGAAGGGCTTCGACGCCTCCGGGCCGTGCAGCCCGCTGCAGCCGGCCAGCGCGACCGGCCATCCGCAGGAGGGACGCGTCTGGCTCGAAGTGAACGGCCAGCTCAAGCAGGAGGGCAACCTGAACGAGATGATCTGGCCGGTGGCCGACACGATCGCCTACCTGTCGCGCTTCGTGACCCTGCAGCCGGGCGACGTGATCTTCACCGGCACGCCATCGGGCGTCGGCAAGCTCGATCCGGGCGACCAGGTGCGCGGCGGCGTCGATGGCGTGACCACCTTCGAGTTCACCATGGGCCAGGCCCCGTCGGGTTCGAACGCATGA
- a CDS encoding 2-hydroxyacid dehydrogenase, translating to MIELLQVGSFPPEVQAELDAGFSCLQVEDLERDPASAARVRGIVTRSNQHVPAELVERLPNLEIIATNGVGYDLIPLALAARRGIVVANTPDVLNAAVAELCVGSLLALLRRLPQADRFVREGRWREAQFPLATSLAGKQVGIVGLGRIGKEIARRLDAFGVVLAYHGRSDQNLDWRYQPDLLALAREVDVLVVVAPGGPETARLIDTRVLDALGPQGILVNVARGSLVDQAALVEALQGGRLGGAALDVFDDEPHVDERLFGLDNVLLTPHIGSATAETRAAMAQLMLDNLRSWFSTGKALTPVA from the coding sequence ATGATCGAGCTGCTGCAAGTCGGGAGCTTCCCGCCGGAAGTGCAGGCCGAGCTCGACGCCGGGTTCAGCTGCCTGCAGGTCGAGGACCTCGAGCGCGACCCTGCGTCGGCCGCGCGCGTGCGCGGCATCGTCACGCGCAGCAACCAGCACGTGCCGGCCGAACTGGTCGAGCGCCTGCCGAACCTGGAGATCATCGCCACCAACGGCGTCGGCTACGACCTGATTCCGCTCGCACTGGCGGCGCGGCGCGGCATCGTCGTCGCCAACACGCCGGACGTGCTGAACGCGGCGGTGGCCGAGCTGTGCGTCGGATCGCTGCTGGCGCTGCTGCGGCGCCTGCCGCAGGCCGACCGTTTCGTGCGCGAGGGACGCTGGCGCGAAGCGCAGTTTCCGCTCGCGACCTCGCTGGCCGGCAAGCAAGTCGGCATCGTCGGCCTGGGCCGCATCGGCAAGGAGATCGCGCGCCGCCTCGACGCCTTCGGTGTGGTGCTGGCCTACCACGGCCGCAGCGACCAGAACCTGGACTGGCGCTACCAGCCGGACCTGCTGGCGCTGGCCAGGGAGGTCGACGTGCTGGTCGTGGTGGCGCCGGGCGGACCAGAGACGGCGCGGCTGATCGACACGCGCGTGCTGGATGCGCTGGGGCCGCAAGGCATTCTGGTGAACGTGGCGCGCGGCTCGCTGGTCGACCAGGCCGCGCTGGTCGAGGCGCTGCAGGGCGGCCGCCTGGGCGGCGCCGCGCTCGACGTGTTCGACGATGAGCCGCACGTCGACGAGCGCCTGTTCGGGCTGGACAACGTGCTGCTCACGCCGCACATCGGCAGCGCGACCGCCGAGACGCGCGCGGCGATGGCGCAGCTGATGCTGGACAACCTGCGCAGCTGGTTCAGCACCGGGAAGGCGCTGACGCCGGTGGCGTAA
- a CDS encoding HlyD family efflux transporter periplasmic adaptor subunit, whose product MSTETQAPNKNKRRVVLAGITVAFLAAGAAYGAYYLLVASKRVETDNAYVGGNLVNVSSQVTGSVVEIRADETQMVNAGTEIVVLDPADAQVNLAQAEARLGSTVRQLRASYSNVDQLQAVVDQRRVTLKTAQEDLARRAPLAADNVVSGEDVAHARRSVEDAKAALEVAEKQLAAGRVSVAGVSPQDHPSVQAAKADYLAAWLAARRNAIVAPVTGYVAKRSVQVGSRIAPGAPLLSIVPLNQLWVDANFKESELRDIRVGQPVTLEADVYGGKVAYHGKVMGLGAGTGSAFSLLPAQNATGNWIKVVQRVPVRISLDPKELQQHPLRIGLSMTADVDIANPGTGVLGTAATAAPAYSTNVLNQPLQEAQQATDAIVAKNMAK is encoded by the coding sequence ATGAGTACAGAGACCCAAGCACCGAACAAGAACAAGCGCCGCGTCGTCCTGGCCGGCATCACCGTCGCCTTCCTCGCCGCCGGCGCGGCGTACGGCGCCTATTACCTGCTGGTCGCGTCCAAGCGCGTCGAGACCGACAACGCCTACGTCGGCGGCAACCTGGTCAACGTCTCGTCCCAGGTCACCGGCAGCGTGGTCGAGATCCGCGCCGACGAAACCCAGATGGTCAACGCCGGCACCGAGATCGTCGTGCTCGATCCGGCCGACGCCCAGGTCAACCTGGCCCAGGCCGAAGCGCGCCTGGGCAGCACCGTGCGCCAGCTGCGCGCCAGCTATTCGAACGTCGACCAGCTGCAGGCCGTGGTCGACCAGCGCCGCGTGACGCTCAAGACCGCGCAGGAAGACCTGGCCCGGCGCGCGCCGCTGGCCGCAGACAACGTGGTCTCGGGCGAAGACGTGGCGCACGCGCGCCGCTCGGTGGAGGATGCGAAAGCCGCGCTGGAAGTGGCCGAGAAACAGCTGGCCGCGGGCCGAGTGAGCGTGGCCGGCGTGTCGCCGCAGGATCACCCGTCGGTGCAGGCGGCCAAGGCCGACTACCTGGCCGCCTGGCTGGCCGCGCGCCGCAACGCCATCGTGGCGCCGGTGACCGGCTACGTCGCCAAGCGCAGCGTGCAGGTCGGCAGCCGCATCGCCCCGGGCGCGCCGCTGCTGTCGATCGTGCCGCTGAACCAGCTGTGGGTCGACGCCAACTTCAAGGAGTCCGAGCTGCGCGACATCCGCGTCGGCCAGCCGGTCACGCTCGAAGCCGACGTCTACGGCGGCAAGGTGGCCTACCACGGCAAGGTGATGGGCCTGGGCGCCGGCACCGGCAGCGCCTTCTCGCTGCTGCCGGCGCAGAACGCGACCGGCAACTGGATCAAGGTGGTGCAGCGCGTCCCGGTGCGCATCTCGCTCGATCCGAAGGAATTGCAGCAGCACCCGCTGCGCATCGGCCTGTCGATGACGGCCGACGTGGACATCGCCAACCCCGGTACCGGCGTCCTGGGCACCGCCGCCACCGCCGCGCCGGCCTACTCGACCAATGTGCTGAACCAGCCGCTGCAGGAGGCGCAGCAGGCCACGGATGCGATCGTGGCCAAGAACATGGCGAAGTGA
- a CDS encoding efflux transporter outer membrane subunit, with protein sequence MKLVPAALAAALLAGCVHVPVDTSRAAGPDFAKARVAPAITLPDGAWPAEQWWQVYQDPQLNTLIQRALQDSPDLVVAQARVTNAQAAVTSQRADEGARVDLNTGANRQRYSSNGFFPPPLGGEYYNDFSVQARASYDFDWWGRHRSLIAASLGEANASQAEAAQARQTLAANVAQSYFRLQMLWARQDNVNALIAVQRDLIRDVEARMAHGLVNQDAVQRARLDLGTLTEQASRYDTQAAREREALRALIGGDAEALSDLARFQPRPADNTLPHDLGMELLARRPDLQAARWRVEAQLGRIAASQAAFYPDINLMAGIGLDAVSLGKLFRYPSRTPIVGGTLNLPIFDAGRLKAQLGAARAGRDELLAEYNLAVLDAVRDVAVQGATLQGLAREQDAHAAATDASRKLADNAQARLTRGLADRADVLQARQNMLRQRDADLVLIDARLQAQVLLAEALGGGYHAGDAERTAAATNTNTNRPQ encoded by the coding sequence TTGAAACTTGTTCCTGCCGCGCTTGCTGCGGCGCTGCTGGCCGGCTGCGTGCACGTCCCGGTCGACACCAGCCGCGCCGCCGGCCCCGACTTCGCCAAGGCGCGCGTCGCCCCCGCCATCACGCTGCCGGACGGCGCCTGGCCGGCCGAACAGTGGTGGCAGGTCTACCAGGACCCGCAGCTGAACACCCTGATCCAGCGCGCGCTGCAGGACAGCCCTGACCTGGTCGTCGCGCAGGCGCGCGTGACGAACGCGCAGGCCGCGGTCACCAGCCAGCGCGCCGACGAAGGCGCGCGCGTCGACCTGAACACCGGCGCCAACCGCCAGCGCTATTCGTCCAACGGCTTCTTCCCGCCGCCACTGGGCGGCGAGTACTACAACGACTTCTCGGTGCAGGCGCGCGCCTCGTACGACTTCGACTGGTGGGGACGCCACCGCAGCCTGATCGCGGCGTCGCTGGGCGAAGCCAACGCCAGCCAGGCCGAAGCCGCGCAGGCGCGCCAGACCCTGGCCGCGAACGTCGCGCAGAGCTACTTCCGCCTGCAGATGCTGTGGGCGCGCCAGGACAACGTGAACGCCCTGATCGCCGTGCAGCGCGATCTGATCCGCGACGTCGAGGCGCGCATGGCGCATGGCCTGGTCAACCAGGATGCGGTCCAGCGCGCGCGCCTGGACCTGGGCACGCTCACCGAGCAGGCCAGCCGCTACGATACCCAGGCGGCGCGCGAACGCGAGGCGCTGCGCGCGCTGATCGGCGGGGATGCGGAGGCCTTGTCCGACCTGGCCCGCTTCCAGCCGCGCCCGGCCGACAACACGCTGCCGCACGACCTCGGCATGGAACTGCTGGCGCGCCGGCCCGATTTGCAGGCCGCGCGCTGGCGCGTCGAGGCCCAGCTCGGGCGCATCGCCGCCTCCCAGGCCGCGTTCTACCCCGACATCAACCTGATGGCCGGGATCGGCCTGGATGCGGTCTCGCTCGGCAAACTGTTCCGCTACCCGAGCCGCACGCCGATCGTCGGCGGCACGCTGAACCTGCCGATCTTCGACGCCGGCCGCCTGAAGGCCCAGCTGGGCGCGGCGCGCGCCGGCCGCGACGAACTGCTGGCCGAGTACAACCTGGCCGTGCTGGACGCCGTGCGCGACGTCGCCGTGCAGGGCGCGACCTTGCAGGGCCTGGCGCGCGAGCAGGACGCGCACGCCGCCGCCACGGATGCGAGCCGCAAGCTGGCCGACAACGCCCAGGCGCGCTTGACCCGCGGCCTGGCCGACCGCGCCGACGTGCTGCAGGCGCGCCAGAACATGCTGCGCCAGCGCGACGCCGACCTGGTGCTGATCGACGCCCGGTTGCAGGCGCAGGTCCTGCTTGCCGAGGCGCTCGGCGGCGGCTACCACGCCGGCGACGCCGAACGCACCGCAGCGGCCACGAACACGAACACGAACCGACCACAGTAA
- a CDS encoding DHA2 family efflux MFS transporter permease subunit: MITISIMLATIIQALDGTIANVALPHMQGALSASSDQITWVLTSFIVAAAIATPLNGWLVDRFGLKNVFLVSVAGFTIASVLCGLSATLTEIVVARMLQGVFGAALVPLSQATLLDINPREKHGSAMAVWGMGVMIGPILGPSLGGWLTDSYSWRWVFFINVPIGALAFYGIWRYIHGSAGARRIRFDMFGFVTLSIAIGALQMLLDRGEQNDWFSSTETWVELILTTLSFAYFIGHTLTSPAGKTFVDFRLLKNPNYVTGLLLIFVVGVVLFATRALMPTMLQGLMGYPAALAGLVTAPSGLGTMAAMLVVGRMTGKVDLRLLLGAGFAITAFSLWQMTGYTLVLSQGDIVWPGVIQGIGLGLVFVPLSAATFATLTSEMRAEGTALYSLIRNIGSSIGIALVQALLVRNTQIAHASLVTHVTNANPALLDPASGYSAATQLGAAMIDNEVTRQASMIAYVDDYKLMMLMTVIVIPLLILIRPPKASAGPAQVDHAAME; encoded by the coding sequence ATGATCACGATCTCGATCATGCTGGCGACGATCATCCAGGCGCTCGACGGCACCATCGCCAACGTGGCGCTGCCGCACATGCAGGGCGCGCTGTCGGCGTCATCGGACCAGATCACCTGGGTGCTGACCTCCTTCATCGTGGCCGCCGCGATCGCCACGCCGCTCAACGGCTGGCTGGTCGACCGCTTCGGCCTGAAGAACGTGTTCCTGGTCTCGGTGGCCGGCTTCACCATCGCCTCGGTGCTGTGCGGGTTGTCGGCGACGCTGACCGAGATCGTGGTCGCGCGCATGCTGCAGGGCGTGTTCGGCGCGGCGCTGGTGCCGCTGTCGCAGGCGACGCTGCTGGACATCAACCCGCGCGAAAAGCACGGCTCGGCGATGGCGGTGTGGGGCATGGGCGTGATGATCGGCCCGATCCTGGGCCCGAGCCTGGGCGGCTGGCTGACCGACAGCTACAGCTGGCGCTGGGTATTCTTCATCAACGTGCCGATCGGCGCACTCGCCTTCTACGGCATCTGGCGCTACATCCACGGCAGCGCGGGCGCACGCCGCATCCGCTTCGACATGTTCGGCTTCGTCACGCTGTCGATCGCCATCGGCGCGCTGCAGATGCTGCTCGACCGCGGCGAACAGAACGACTGGTTCTCCTCCACCGAGACCTGGGTCGAACTGATCCTGACCACGCTGTCGTTCGCCTACTTCATCGGCCACACGCTGACCAGCCCGGCCGGCAAGACCTTCGTCGACTTCCGCCTGCTGAAGAACCCGAACTACGTCACCGGCCTGCTGCTGATCTTCGTGGTCGGCGTGGTGCTGTTCGCCACGCGCGCGCTGATGCCGACCATGCTGCAGGGCTTGATGGGCTACCCGGCCGCGCTGGCCGGCCTGGTCACGGCGCCCTCGGGCCTGGGCACGATGGCGGCGATGCTGGTGGTCGGGCGCATGACCGGCAAGGTCGACCTGCGCCTGCTGCTGGGCGCGGGCTTTGCCATCACCGCGTTCTCGCTGTGGCAGATGACCGGCTACACGCTGGTGCTGTCGCAGGGCGACATCGTATGGCCGGGCGTGATCCAGGGTATCGGCCTGGGCCTGGTGTTCGTGCCGCTGTCGGCGGCCACCTTCGCCACGCTGACCTCGGAGATGCGCGCCGAAGGCACCGCGCTGTACAGCCTGATCCGCAACATCGGCTCGTCGATCGGCATCGCGCTGGTGCAGGCGCTGCTGGTCCGGAACACGCAGATCGCGCACGCCTCGCTGGTCACCCACGTCACCAACGCCAACCCGGCGCTGCTCGACCCGGCCAGCGGCTATTCCGCGGCGACGCAACTGGGCGCGGCGATGATCGACAACGAAGTCACGCGCCAGGCCTCGATGATCGCCTACGTCGACGACTACAAGCTGATGATGCTGATGACCGTCATCGTGATCCCGCTCCTGATCCTGATCCGTCCGCCCAAGGCTTCGGCGGGACCGGCCCAGGTCGACCACGCGGCCATGGAGTGA
- a CDS encoding MarR family winged helix-turn-helix transcriptional regulator, whose translation MRELPNSIDERISGALHGAARVWRQALDKRLKHLGIGQSGWMTIAMVAKAAEPLSQRALADLVGVEGPSMVSMLDRLERGGLVTRAPSAHDRRVKLVQLTDAGRKIYAEVHTVAQGFRADLFDGLDPARLAIAAEVLETLRKRIEESL comes from the coding sequence ATGCGTGAGCTACCCAATTCGATCGACGAGCGCATCTCGGGCGCCCTGCACGGCGCCGCGCGCGTCTGGCGCCAGGCGCTCGACAAGCGCCTCAAGCACCTCGGTATCGGCCAGTCGGGCTGGATGACGATCGCGATGGTCGCCAAGGCGGCCGAGCCGCTGTCGCAGCGCGCGCTGGCCGACCTGGTCGGCGTCGAAGGTCCGTCGATGGTCTCGATGCTGGACCGCCTCGAGCGCGGCGGCCTGGTCACGCGCGCGCCGTCCGCGCACGACCGCCGCGTCAAGCTGGTCCAACTGACCGACGCCGGCCGCAAGATCTACGCCGAAGTCCACACCGTCGCCCAGGGCTTTCGCGCCGACCTGTTCGACGGCCTCGACCCGGCCCGGCTGGCCATCGCCGCCGAGGTGCTGGAAACCCTGCGCAAGCGCATCGAGGAGTCGCTGTGA